In one window of Pseudorasbora parva isolate DD20220531a chromosome 7, ASM2467924v1, whole genome shotgun sequence DNA:
- the crot gene encoding peroxisomal carnitine O-octanoyltransferase translates to MDNQVFESTAERTFQYQGSLPPLPVPALQDTLNKYLHSVKPFASAEEFGATEAIVKRFEEGIGQQLHQKLLQRAKSRRNWLEEWWLDTAYLEVRIPSQLNVNFGGPTAYLEHCWPPREGTQLERSSMNLWLTLQYWDLIRTERLAVHKAGTIPFDMDQFRMLFCTCKVPGVIKDTILNFFKTESEGPCPSHMIVMCRGRVFTFDALCDGRILTPPELLRQLTYIKECCDGEPEGDGVSALTTEERTRWAKAREYLISIDPVNKTILETIQSSLFVVALDDAKPYATPENYTQLTQLALTGDPTIRWGDKSYNLICFSNGTFASNCDHAPYDAMVLVSNGYYVDQKMQACGGVWKGSEVVREMPVPEELIFTVDEHVRRDIALAKDQYNKSSQDLQVVSYAFTSFGKAAIKKRKLHPDTFVQLALQLAYYRLHKKSGSCYETATTRRFFHGRTETMRPCTAEAQHWCRTMLTPTATTEEKRQALTAAFTKHNKLMGEAQNGKGFDRHLLGLYLIAKEEGLPVPELYSDPLYSKSGGGGNFVLSTSLVGYTTVLGAVAPMVPHGYGFFYRIRDDRIVASCTAWKSCPETDAETLFQNLCTSFHDIMHITTLSQL, encoded by the exons ATGGATAATCAGGTGTTCGAGTCCACTGCAGAGCGGACATTTCAGTATCAGGGCAGCCTCCCTCCTCTACCTGTGCCCGCTCTACAGGACACCCTGAACAAATACCTGCATTCAG tAAAACCTTTTGCATCTGCGGAGGAGTTTGGGGCAACAGAGGCCATTGTGAAGCGCTTTGAGGAGGGTATCGGACAGCAGCTGCACCAGAAGCTTTTGCAGAGAGCCAAGAGCAGGCGCAACTGG cttGAGGAATGGTGGCTGGACACAGCGTATCTAGAGGTGCGCATCCCCTCTCAGCTGAATGTGAATTTTGGGGGACCTACAGCCTACCTAGAGCACTGCTGGCCTCCACGTGAGGGCACACAGCTCGAGAGGTCCAGCATGAATTTGTGGCTCACCCTCCAGTACTGGGACCTTATCCGCAC ggagaggctggctgttcataAAGCAGGAACGATACCCTTTGACATGGATCAGTTTCGCATGCTCTTCTGCACCTGCAAAGTGCCTGGTGTCATCAAAGACACCATCCTCAACTTCTTCAAAACAG AGAGCGAAGGACCCTGCCCTTCCCACATGATAGTGATGTGTCGTGGGAGGGTATTCACATTTGATGCTCTTTGTGATGGCCGTATCCTCACTCCCCCAGAGCTGTTGAG GCAGCTCACTTACATTAAAGAATGCTGTGATGGAGAGCCTGAGGGGGATGGAGTGAGCGCTCTCACCACTGAGGAAAGAACCCGCTGGGCAAAG GCTCGGGAGTATCTGATCTCCATTGATCCTGTGAATAAGACCATACTGGAGACAATTCAGAGTTCTTTATTTGTGGTTGCACTAGATGATGCCAAGCCCTACGCCACCCCTGAAAACTACACACAG TTGACCCAGCTGGCTTTAACTGGTGACCCCACGATCCGCTGGGGTGATAAATCTTACAATCTGATCTGCTTCTCTAATGGGACCTTCGCTTCTAACTGTGAT cATGCGCCATATGATGCCATGGTTTTGGTGTCTAATGGATACTACGTAGATCAAAAAATGCAGGCCTGTGGTGGAGTATGGAAG GGTTCAGAGGTTGTGCGTGAGATGCCTGTGCCAGAGGAGCTCATTTTCACTGTGGACGAACATGTGAGGAGAGACATCGCCTTGGCTAAAGATCAGTACAACAAAAGt TCTCAGGACCTGCAGGTTGTCAGTTACGCCTTTACCTCCTTTGGAAAAGCAGCCATTAAGAAGAGGAAGCTTCACCCTGACACATTTGTACAGTTGGCTCTTCAGTTAGCATATTACAGGCTACACaaaaa GTCTGGTAGTTGTTATGAGACGGCCACCACACGCCGTTTCTTCCATGGCCGCACAGAGACCATGAGGCCCTGCACTGCGGAGGCCCAGCACTGGTGCAGAACCATGCTGACTCCTACAGCCACT ACTGAAGAGAAAAGACAAGCTTTAACTGCAGCCTTCACCAAACATAACAAACTAATGGGAGAGGCACAGAATGGAAAAG GTTTTGACAGGCACCTTCTGGGCTTGTACCTGATTGCTAAAGAGGAGGGTCTTCCTGTGCCTGAACTCTACTCAGATCCACTCTATTCTAAAAG tggAGGAGGGGGGAATTTTGTGCTTTCTACTAGTCTGGTGGGCTATACTACTGTACTGGGAGCGGTTGCACCCATGGTGCCACACGGTTATGGGTTTTTCTACCGCATCCGTGATGACAG
- the acbd7 gene encoding acyl-CoA-binding domain-containing protein 7 has translation MSLKAEFEQCADDVMKMKARPTDSEMRELYGLYKQASVGDINIEKPGLLDMKGKAKWNAWNLKKGMSNEDAMNAYISLAKEVTEKYGM, from the exons ATGTCTTTGAAG GCTGAATTTGAGCAATGTGCAGATGATGTAATGAAAATGAAGGCCAGACCTACAGACTCAGAGATGCGGGAGTTGTACGGCCTCTACAAGCAAGCTAGCGTTGGGGACATTAATATTG AAAAACCTGGATTGCTGGATATGAAAGGGAAAGCCAAATGGAATGCATGGAATTTAAAGAAAG GAATGTCAAACGAAGATGCCATGAATGCCTACATTTCTCTGGCCAAGGAAGTCACTGAAAAGTATGGAATGTGA
- the rpp38 gene encoding ribonuclease P protein subunit p38, which yields MSTTTPAKVAKKKEKKKPIPVKTSLNNPYKPSWIALKEKGDKSVILNTLKCKISALGIQKQRVNRFREWGKRRRSSKKTSDPTGDPKLAPEPATSVQTPSKSTEPSWTNPAVRKQLAIGINEVTKGLERNELSLVLVCDSVRPAHMTWHLIPLSSTRSVPACQVPELSGSLSGLLGLKCVLALGFKRGAEAFEDVVRAITPMVPPLNVAWIPTQSTPRAKEKQTDTGKGQKRKLEDVSDEASDASPLILQPLKVKKIIPNPTKIRKPKKKGKQTCL from the coding sequence ATGTCTACCACCACTCCAGCGAAAGTggcaaagaaaaaagaaaaaaagaagcccATACCAGTGAAAACATCTCTGAATAACCCATACAAACCAAGCTGGATAGCACTGAAGGAAAAGGGAGACAAGAGTGTCATATTGAACACGCTGAAATGCAAAATATCCGCTCTTGGCATTCAGAAACAACGTGTCAATAGGTTTCGCGAGTGGGGAAAGAGAAGGAGGTCAAGCAAAAAGACATCAGATCCCACGGGGGATCCAAAACTAGCTCCTGAACCCGCGACGAGTGTACAAACCCCCTCTAAGTCCACAGAACCGTCCTGGACCAACCCGGCCGTGAGGAAACAGCTGGCTATCGGCATCAACGAGGTCACCAAGGGTTTGGAGAGGAATGAACTGAGTTTGGTGCTCGTGTGTGATTCGGTCAGGCCAGCACACATGACATGGCATTTAATCCCTCTGAGTAGTACGAGGTCGGTGCCCGCCTGTCAGGTGCCCGAGCTGAGCGGCAGTCTCTCGGGACTGTTGGGTCTCAAGTGCGTCCTGGCGCTGGGATTCAAACGTGGTGCCGAGGCGTTCGAGGATGTTGTCCGCGCGATCACGCCTATGGTTCCACCGCTCAACGTAGCCTGGATTCCGACGCAATCAACGCCGAGAGCCAAAGAAAAGCAGACAGATACAGGAAAGGGACAGAAAAGGAAATTAGAAGATGTGTCGGATGAAGCCAGTGACGCCTCTCCTTTAATCCTCCAACCTTTGAAAGTGAAGAAAATCATCCCGAATCCGACAAAAATTAGAAAGCCGAAAAAGAAGGGAAAGCAAACGTGCTTATAA